One Drosophila subpulchrella strain 33 F10 #4 breed RU33 chromosome 2R, RU_Dsub_v1.1 Primary Assembly, whole genome shotgun sequence genomic window, TGTGTTCGAAACTCCGGACGACCCGGAGGTCGATACATCCGACTACTACGAGGAGGAGCCGGAGAACGAGGCCATCGAGCGGCTGCACATCTCGCCCAGCATCGCCCATAAACGCTTTAGCGGAGCAACTCTCGAGGGGAGTGTGGATTTCACGGATCGCATCGGACGCAGGGTATGTCGTGGGTACGATGCGCGTGGCTCCGGCGACTATGAGCTGGTGGGCCAGGGCGAGAAGGAAACGCCAGTGCAGAAGTGCCAGCGTCTGCAGATTGAGATGAACGAACTGCTGAACGAGGTGGCCGCCCTGCAGGTGGACCGCAAGGTCGCCGACGAGGAGAAGCAGTCGTACGACGCGGTGGCCACTGTCATTAGCACGGCCCGAAAAGTACTGGAGTCGCTGAAGCTGGAACAAGTGCTGGGCAAGGAGCAGGCGCCAGGCAGCAAGCAAGTGAAGGCGCTCATCAGTCAGGTGGAGGAGTTCAAGCAGTCGGGCGTACTCACGGCCATACCAACGCCCGGCACCGATCTGGCGGCCACGGCCCGCGTGGCCAGCTTGGAGCAGCGCCTGTCGCAACTGGAAAAGGTGGTGGGCGCCCAGCCGGACAAACTAAGTCGCCTAACTGCCGCAACCAACACCACCAATGTGCTGGAGGCCGTGCGTCATCTCAGCACCAAGGCGGCGCTGCTGCAGCCGGATAAACTGGACACCATAGAGCAGCGCTTGACATCGCTGGCCGGCAAGATGGACGCAATCGCCGAAAAGTCCAGCGGCAGTGCCCAGGACGCGAAGCGGGATCAAAAGATCACGGAACTGTACGACATCGCCAAGCGCACTGAGCCCGTGGTGGAAATACTGCCGCATGTCATTGAACGTATGCAAGCTCTCGAGGCACTCCATAAATATGGTAAACAATTTGTACTTGCTCCACTTATCGTTTGTTTAACTTGTAACCCTCCATCCTCTTTAGCGAACAATTTCGCCAAAATCATCGCTGAGATCGAACAAAAGCAGGGAACCATCACCACCAGCCTGGTGAACAATAAGGAACTGTTGCATTCCGTGCAGGAGACGTTCGCCCAGAATCTAGAGACCATCAACACCAAGGTGGCCAAGGTGGAGCAGCGCGTTGCAGCTATTTCATCcgctaaataaataaaaacaataataataattgcaCTGCAAGCGTATTACACATAGCTAATATTTATGAAAACTATAATAAAGCGATCTACATTCGattcttttttaaaaggtAATAACGGATTAAATAGAAAATCTTGATAGAACTCGAACCTAAAGTATATGTACTTGCAAAAAAGAGTATTAGGATacaactttcccaaaagtcttaatTGTTTTGCAAATTATAAGCCCCATAGTAAAAGAGAATATGATCAAAAACAACGAAGCTAGACTTTTGTTCATAATTTATCCCGAGCTTTCCTATGGGTGCTGTGTAATTTTGTGTTATTcataacttttaaaataatattgcgATTGGTATTGTCACAGTACAATTCTGACGGTTACCCTTACCGATTATATTTTCGCATATTGTTCAAAATTTATACTTACATCTTGTGTGCGTTGATCGCACTTCACCTTTATGGATCCCCGGCGTACTTACAAGAACACGCTTCTATTTGCCTAGCGTTAACCGCAGCTTATTCGAAACCCAAGATAAATTGGACCATTTTGTGTTATTcataacttttaaaataatattgcgATTGGTATTGTCACAGTACAATTCTGACGGTTACCCTTACCGATTATATTTTCGCATATTGTTCAAAATGTATACTTACATCTTGTGTGCGTTGATCGCACTTCACCTTTATGGATCCCCGGCGTACTTACAAGAACACGCTTCTATTTGCCTAGCGTTAACCGCAGCTTATTCGAAACCCAAGATAAATTGGACCATCTGGTCACGGGTATTGAAAGAACACGCCAAAATAGACGGAGTAAGGACCTATGTCGAAACTGAACTGGCAGTTATAGAAGAAACTCTAAGCACCATTAAGACTTTATTGGAGTAAAAGTATAGACCTTTGGAGAAATACATTCCGCCTAAATTTGAGCTGGTAGGCTCCAGGTACTTTTACTTTGAGCGGAATTTTAAAGAATATTGGCTTACGGCAGCCAAATCCTGTCGCCAGATGGAAGGACATCTTGTAGCCTTCAGGGACGTACATGAATTTATGGTGATTACGAAAAGGCTTTATAATAATACATTCCACTGGATTtcttaaaaatcaaaacaatataaattaaaaattatattacaattaaaaaatttcttttCTTTTGTGCAAGGacctaaaattattttaaaatctaattttcttttatttttaacttaaattaaaaaaattagtaacttaaaaaattgtttcagagattatataaaaaagaagTTAAGTCAATCGGATAACTACAGCTGGAGATAAAGCTTTTCAAACAGAGCATCTTATTGAAAATTGGCGTTATATTtgcaaaatttataaaattctataaaaaaaaaacacttctATCCAAttccatacaaaaatataaaattttactGTGTTAAGCTCCCACTGGAATGCTACAGAAtttctatttatttaacaaaacaATTTCTTTTTGGGATCGAATTCAACACTCCAGAGGATCagtttagaaaaaaaaactcaGAATTCAAATTGGCTTCCGTTATATTGATGGTATATTGGGACTAGccatttttagtatttttccgtgCCCAGTGGTTTATTGCGTGGCCCAGAGCGCGGTCACACCAcggttcttaaaaatattaaagtttcCAGTTAAATTTAAGCACCTAAAGTCTCGTTGCAGCGCAAACGAGTATAAATTCCACTCACAATTGTGTGTAAGTTGCGTAAATGGCCTAATTAAACGAAATTATAAGCCGACGGGGTGAACAGGGCCCCATTTGTAATGGGGAAGCCAATGAGAAAAAGTGATGACGGGGCTTACTCCAATTGGACGTGACACAATTTCGTTCTGATGTTGCAGCAGTTATAATATTTACATTAATCGTTTTAATTACATCTGCAGCACGAAGGGACTGTGCAAGATGAAAATCAAGGAACTGCAGAAGACGGTGAACATCGCCTGGTCGCcggcgcagcagcagcagattcTCCTGGCTGCCGGCACCGCTGCCCAGCAGTTCGACTCCAATGCGAATTCCACCTTGGAGTTGTATTCCCCTAACTTCAGCGACGCCACCTACGATCTGGAGCTAAAGGCCAGCGTGGCCAGCCAGTACAAGTGGGTTTGCAGGGGTTCCGCTTTCAAGAGCTCCTTACTGAAACTGCTTATTCTCCGGTAGGTTCCAAAAACTCATCTGGAGCCCCGTGGGATCACATCCCAGTGGCCTGATTGTGGGCGGCTGCGAGGCGGGGCAGATCAACATATACTCAGCCGACAAGCTGCTCGCCGGCAAAGAGGAGCCGCTCCTCAAGCGTCAGGATAAGCACACGGGCGCCGTCAGTGGACTGGACTTCAATCCGTTTCAGAACAACCTGCTGGCCTCGTGCGCCTCCGAGTCGGAAATCCTAATCTGGGACCTCAACAACCCGGAAACGAGCATGAGCCCCGGCACCAAGACACAACCGCTGGAGGACGTGAAGAACGTGGCCTGGAACCGGCAGGTGCAGCACATCCTGGCCTCCGTGTTCAGCACGCGCTGCGTGATCTGGGATCTGCGCAAGAGTCAGCAGATCATCAAGCTCTCCGACTCACAGTCGCGTGTTCGGTGGCACGCCATCGAGTGGCATCCGGAGGCGGCCACGCAGGTCTGGCTGGCCTCCGAGGACGACCAGGCGCCGGTTGTCCAGCTGTGGGATCTTCGATATGCCACGGCTCCAGCGAAAACGTACCAGATACACGAGCGTGGAGTGCTGGGGATGTCGTGGTGCCTGCAAGACAACGATCTGATGGTTTCGTGTGGCAAGGACAACCGAATCTATTGCTGGAACCCCAACACAAAGATTCCAGAGGGAGAAATCCTCTCTGAGGTAGCGACCACGGCCTCCTGGTATTCTGACGTGCAGTTCTGCCCACGGAATCCAGCTCTGATTGCCAGCGCCAGTTTGGAGGGAGCTGTTTCCATTTACTCCCTGCATGGAGGAACTCACCACCTTGTGCAGACCGCCAACAAGATTGCCGACTCGTTTCCGGGTATGGATCAGTTCGCCCAGGAGCCAATTCCACAGCAGGCAACTCAAGTGGTCTACCATGACCTGACACATGCACCCAAGTGGATGAAGCGACCCTGTGGCGTTGCCTTTGGGGTGAGttcatattatattttcttttaagcCTACTTAATGAACCATCTTTACACTATTTAGTTTGGTGGCAAGCTGGTCAGCTTTGATGGCACCTCGAAGACGGTTAAGGTTCAGCAGCTGACCACAGAGTCTGCTTTGGTGGATCGAGCCAATGCTTTGGAGCGCTCTCTTGTTGATGCCAACTACTCGGAATACTGCCGGCAGAGGGCCGACGAGACCGCTGATCAGCACGGTCGCTACGTCTGGTACTTCATCAAGGCGAACTTTGAGCTTAACCCCAAGGAGGAAATGCTCAATCTTTTAGGTACTTTAACTCAATGCCAAATCACTAAAAACACTAAAGTTTCCTCCATTTTTAAAGGCTACAACAAAGACGACACCGACAGCAAGTTCAGCAAGTTTATCAAGGAAACTGAGGGAAACTCGCAATCGGATGTGGATACGCTCACAACCCGCATCTCGACTCTTACCCATGTAAGTGCTACTTCGAGCATGTCTTATCAGTTCCTAAAAGCAGCATTGCGTACACTATCAATCTCCACGTATGTTCATCTTGCCCTGTATATTTATATCCGATAACAAACTTTATGCTATGCCATTGCTGCAGAGCGACTCTTCGGAGGTTGAGTGCGATCAGAGTACAAACTATAGCACCGATAATTCGGTAAGAGCTAAGATTGAAGACTCGCGATcgaaacaaaaattaaagcaGCTTTGTAAAGTTATTTAAAGGGTGTAGTCTAAcgtatgtatttattttccaCACTCAGCAGACGCAAGACAACAAGTTTGATGGAAATTCAATCGACCCACAAAATCACAACGACTTTGCCACACCTCCGAGGCCGCAGTTCAAGGTTCCCAGCGGAGATCGTGAGTAAAACTAATTGTTTTACATTTTCACTTACGTTGATTACTTTTTATCTATACCAGACATAGATATAAATGTTGTCCTGCCTGATAACAACAATGTTATCTCTTGCATTTAATTAATCGGTTTTCTGTACTTTGCAGACTCGGATAGCTTGATTGCAGAGGCCATACTAACAGGCAATGTGGAGGCTGCCGTGGAACTCTGCCTGGAGGCGCAACGCATTCCGGAAGCTTTGATCATCGCCTCAACGGCTGGCATTGAGACGCTGACCCGTACTCAATCCCGCTACCTGCTGCAGCAGAAGAACGAGCTATCGCATGTCATCTCCGCCTTGGTATCCCGTGACTGGCTAGACTTTGTTAACCGATGCACTGTGGACTCGTGGAGGGAGGCCCTGGTGGCCGCCTTGAAACACAGCGAGCGCAAGGTGGTGGACATCTGCGAGCGACTTGGTGACCGCCTTTTGAGTGAGTGCGCCTCTAGCGTCGAGTTTACGCGCAATGCCATGCTCTGCTACATTTGCGCCGGCAGCATCGACAAGCTGGTGACCGCCTGGTACCAGTTGAAACGTCTGGAGCAACAGAACCCCGGTTACAAGCCCAACACCACGGAGCTACAAGACCTGGCCGAGGTGGTGATGCTAATGTGCAAGTCCCTGGAGCAGCAGGGAATATCCGTGGATCTAGCAGGCCGCTTTGCCGGCTTTTTGACTGAGTACGGTGGTCTTCTGGCCTCCCAGGGGGCTCTGACTGCAGCCTTGCAGTACATTACCACCTTAGGTGGTGGAGCTGCCAACGAGAACGATATTCTGCAGAACCTGCGAGATCGCATCAACAACGCTGTCAATCTGGATTATTCCCAGCCACAGGCaccagttgctgctgctccagtTGGCTACCAGCAACAGCGAGGTCGGGGATCGTTCTCACAGCCGCAGCCTGCGGTTCCGTTGCCCTACGGCCAGCCGGCGAATCAGTTTACGCAGCCTGGCTGGAATGCGCATGCGCCTGTGCCTCCATTACAGACCGCCTATCCGGGAGCCCAGCAGGCTCAACCGCCGCCGCAGATCTTTAATCCGCAGCCAGTCAAGCCTGAGCCTTTGTCCCAACCACCGCGCCCACTCAGCAACGCCAGTTCCTCGGGTGGTCCTCCCCCGGCAGGAGGAGTAGCTTCCTCTAGCGGACCGGGACTTTCTGGGCGCTCAAAATACGTACTGGATCCATCTGTGGCAGCTCCTACCAGTTCCTATGGCATGCCCTACAACCCAGTACCTGCCCCAGTTCCATCGGCCGTTCCCTTCAGCGGCGGAGGAGTGACTGGGTCTGTACCCCAACCCGCGAGTGTGCCAACCTATAATAGCAACGCATTCAACACGAATCCAATTGCGTCTGCCCAACCCTATAATCCATCGCCATTTATGGGGACTCAACAGAATCAATTCCTGCCCGGTGTTAATCCAATTGAAACCTTGCCACCACAAGCGGCGCCACCGGTCATCCAGAATGTGCAACGCAATCCCACGCCTCCCCCGGGCTGGAACGATCCTCCTGCACTGAAGTCATCGCGTGTGGTATGTGATTGCTACGAGAATCTTAAAAAGTGGTATCTTAATTGTGTGTATTGTTCAGCCCAAGCCGAAGCCAGTGGTGGAACCAAGTGCTGCCATCTTCCATCCCCTATTTCCAGTCGATCCCAATCAAAATCAAAACGGCTATGTGGACCCCGCTCAATATCAGGTGAAACACAAGCTAGTTTTCTTTCAAATGTCTTTACTGAAGGGGTATTTCTTTCAGAATGCGCCACCGCCTGGAAGTGTGCCTAATTCATACTACAATCCGGCTGCCTTTAACAACAAtcctcagcagcagcagcaatcgTATCTCCAgcctcagcagcagcaactcaACTTGCAGCCGAACCAAGGAGGACCGCAGCAGCAGAACTGGCAGGGACAGCAACAGACCCTTGGCTACACCGAGCAGCCAGCTCCCATCCAGCAGCAGCGCCAACCGGAACCTCCCAAGGAGAAGCCTCCACTTCCCGAGGAGTATATCTACTTGCAGACGGTGCTGGAGGAGCTGAAGAACCGATGCCTGGGCGCAACGAATGATCCGGTAAGTAAAGGatcaaatgatttttaaagaCTAGACTTGCCTTACTCACTTAAATTTATATCGGTTTTTAGCGCACAAAACGCAAGTTTGTTGATGTTGTAAAGAGACTGGAAAATCTTTACGACTGCCTACGAGATGGCAAGGTAAGTACGATTGTTAGATCTAATTTTATTATCGCTAATGGTACATCTTTTTCTCCAGCTTACTCCCACAACGGTGCAATATCTGAATCAAATAATACAGTACATTCAAATATCAGACTACGCCAATGCTCTGGAAATCCACACCCGGATTGCCTTTGGCACGGACTTTGCGCAGTGTGCGGGCTTTATGCAGGGACTCAAGGTCCTCCTGCAATCCGCGTCCGAGCTGCATTTGGTTCTGCGCTAGAGCGTCGATTACCGCTCCGAGACAAGCTCACTAACGTATATACTTTTGTGTCTTCAAATATGGATGTCTATTGTGTTTTGTAAACGAAGTGTGGTTTCCTTTGTTAGAGTAGGCAGGGATTTTTGCAGATGAGTGTCAGCGTTATTCCGtgtattgaaatatatttccaCTTAAATCGCAAATAGACATATGCATAAATAACAAAACGAAAATGGGCTTTGCTTTCACAGCAGCTTCGGCTGGTTCCTGATGTTCTCCAGGTCCAGCTGCATACGCGGCGAAGAGGCAGACGCCACCATCGGAGATTGGGGGCGAGCGTGTTCCATTTGCTCCTCTGGCAGCAGGCGATATTTCTTGAGGTACTTGTACGAAGCATTTGAAATGTCGTTGGGACTCTGTGAGTGAGCGAGATTGTCGATCTGGCGCAGCGGTTCGGGATTAGGTGACTTCGGCGATGCGCCCAGGCGCATATCCTTCATCAGTTCGTCGACGGGTTGGCGCAAGTACTTCAAGGCCAGCTCGTTCATCACCAAGCTTTTCTCGGTGTTTGGCTTGGCCAGTTGGGGAATCCGTTTGCCCTGTGGCGTATTGGCCCGGTAGGCCGTAGATTGAGCCATTGGCGAATTGGGTCGAGGAGACTGGAATTGGGGGATCACGCGAGCTTGGTGCGAAGGCAGTGGTTCCTCCTCCTCGGCTATGTAATCCTGTATGATTGGAGATATTCGTCTGCCTGCTTAGGAGGATGATTTTATTGGGGTTTAAGGTAAATTTCAGATTTACCCACCATTGTTGGTAGTCAAAATATCACATTGGCTGGCAGTTGTCCTGCTGGCTACGGAAATGGCTTCGGGTTTCGTCCGCTGCTGTTGCTTCAGTAGCAACTCGCAGAGATTCCTCAGCTGCTGTTGTTCCTGCCGCATGGACTCCAAAAGGGACACCAGTGCCGCCAGATCACTCTTGTTGGCCAGGTTGCTGACATCTATGTCGGAGTAGACCACCGGGGGCAACGAGTTCCGCGGGGGCGATGGAATAAAGGTGTCGGTCTGTGTGCCAGCACAAATCGTCAGGACATCAGAGTTGGCTGAGCTTGACAAGCGGCGGGATTGATAGACCTGCTGCTTGGGCTCGGCACTATACGCCGCCGAGTTACTGGACATGTGATTGGCACTCAGTGGTGCATCGTTTGTGTAGTTGCGATCTCTGGGCATTATGATGTACTCCTTTGGGGAGCACGGGCTATTGTTATTGCTTGGCGCAGTTCTGGGTCCCAGTTCCGTGGCCAGGATGGGCGAGAAGTTGACCCGGGGCAGCATCTGCTTCTTCCAGGACGCGAAAGTGGGTGGAGCTCGAGGAGATGGCTCCAgttgcggctgctgctgctgctgcatctgCGTCTGTTGATCCTGTGGCGGCTGGCCAAACAATATGGACACCTCCGGCACAGTGGGCCGAACGATTTCGTTGTTGTGGCCCATGGGCACCGCTGCACTTGGTCTGGGCGCCGACCTGGGCAGCATATCCTCCGTTTCGGGCACAAACATTTGAAAAATGTACTTGTCTAGTCGCAGACTAAATTAAATTCGGGCGGGATAATCTGTCCAATTGGAGCTGGGCGTACTAGAGGTGGGACTAGAGCTGACGTAAAACGCAGAAACATCGATAGCTTGGCCAGTACACCCTGTGAGAACTGACCGTAGTCACCCTGTGTGGTTGACAGTCGGCCTCCAGCTCCTCGAATGATGAGTGAGGATGGTGACTGGCTGGAGCCACTGGCCTCCAGCTCCTCGAATGAGTTCGATTGCTGGAAGCCCACGTCGTCGAAACTTAGTTTCCGTCCTTTTTTTTCGGGTGTCTTAGGCTGGAATGCAATCAAATACAtatgtaaaattaaatatataagaaaagactctataaaatattctatatcccagagttaaagaaaatacgatcaaaatcaaagcacaattttttaaaaataattattttattaattctcagaccgtttctttgacagctatatgatgtagtcgtccggttttgatataatttaaatcgaaatccagaactaattaaaaattgtatttccaagcgtaggaggttatattatgctgatcaagaatatatatactttatggggtgcaaacttctgactgaaatcataataccctctgcaagggtatacaaatgtGGCCCTACCTCTTCTTCTTCCCTCCGTCTCTTGGGGACTCTTGGGCCAGAATTTGCATCTCCGGCTGGCTCGGACAATTCCTTCAGAGACTTCAAAACGTCCAAAATGGAGGTGTTGTGAAAGAGCGCGTCCGATCCCTTGATCTCGAGCACAACATCTTTGTTATGGTACTTAAAATCCATATTAGAAAAATATAACTTTGTTAGAACAACAGAACAAATTGTTTCCAACTCGCAAATTTTCAATTAGTTTTGCACActggttttattattttctatcGATATCGGGTTTTCAAGCTTATCATTGGCGACTCACCATCAACTGATTAGCTTGATTCGCAAAAGTCAATGGAAAAAACAAAGTATTTAAAAGAATTCATTATTTTTGAAGAATATAATAGAAATGCCATTGTTCACTTAATCTGCAAATTCAAAGTCGATTTCCGATAGGTACTTTAGCAAAATAAACAGTAGTTTTCCAACATCCTTCCCAACACTGGCATGGCTTTCTTTTTGCTTACAATTTTGCACCGGAACACTGTAGGGATCCTGGCACCTCTATCATACATTGATCCTGAAAAGAAAGGAAACAAAGATGCTCTTTTCCACACCACCTCGGAGGTAGAGGTGTAGGCGCGTTTTTTTTATAGTCGTATCCCCAAGAGGCCTAATCGACTTTGTAACACATTTACATTTAgagaaagtaaaataaaataaaaatgttagtttcatttcaaaaactgAAATACAATGAAATACATATTAAACTATATAATCTCCTACTACTTTACTATACTATATAAATCATTCATCCGTTTGCGTGCTCTGGTCTTTCCTAGTTGGTCCAGTTTCATCGTTAACTCCCTTTAATATGTCAACTCGAAATTCCAATGCCGCAAAGGACGCCCAGATCCTTGTGTAAAATTCCGCACCTTGGGACTCGAGTTGATTTCTCGTTATTTTAAGGTCCTCCAAAGCTGATTTAAGGCCAATCCTTCACCTCTGGCCTACTGACTCGAGGGTATTGTTTTTCAAATAGCGGGCCTGGAATAGAACATCTGGCCCTGGCGAGACGTTAAAAAATCtagaggtggctatctgaaGATTAAAAATTTCTGTTTTTAAAGTGTCTCTAAAATAAGATGGCGTGGTAGTCTCAttcaaatcaaaatattttttaaaaacgtCTTTGAAACTATTTTTGAAGAGTGGTTTTGTATACAAGTCTCCTAATAAGACTTCTGTAAATGAAACATTTGTAATTGCTTTTAAATGATTAGAATCCCAAAGTCTTGGGACTTGAGAATCTACCCTTTTAGCATTAATTGGATTGTTGTCAGAAATAACCGCCAGCAAGAGATGACTAACATTTTTATCTTTTAAAAagttaataattaaatttaacacaTTATTAATACGTTCGCCCGTATTTTGAAGGACAACTTCAATAAATACTATTTGAAAGAGAGACCCATCGAAGGTCTGCATGGCGTAGGTGGATGCCCTGTAATTTATTTCCGTCTCTGGAATCTGAGAAAATGGTTGATTCAAATCAAgagaataaaataatatacgagaagaacgctatagtcgagtgcctcgactatcagatacccattactcagctaaagggaccaaagggagatggagatatatatatatatatggttaTAACATATATGTGGGCGGAAGACATTATGGGCGTTATGggcgcttccttctgcctgttacatactttccgacgaatccaATATACCCTTTCCtccgagtaacgggtataactacaCTACTatcttaaaacaaataaatacttaCCTTCGGTAGCCATAGCTCGTCGACCAGGAGGCTTCGTCCAATCCCACCTGGCATTCAGGCACtgtaacattttcaaaaaatctattttttttttttttgctaaatcAATAGCTTAGACATCTAAGAACATGTATGTAAAgtttcaaacaaaaattcgAACTCTAAGTACTTGAACAGAGCGCCAGACGCTGACGTGCCGGCTGAGCATATTTACATATTTGGTAAACACGTGCTCTTGTTTTGTTGTCGAAATTTTTCATTGTCGtgttttttaaagttaaattcttgtgtttatttttgaataatggatagaaaaaataaaagacaCTGTGCTGGTGGGCAGACAAACAGAAGTGATAGAAAAAAACGAAGAGTTGGTCCAGAAAATAGATTTGTTGCAGAGAAAGTGACAGTGAATACTAGTACATCTGAGCAGAAGCTCAACTGTACATATTGCAGCAAACATAGCtactattatatttaataatggtCACACAGCACTTCTACGTGTGTTAGAATTCATGGGAGTCTGTATCGGAATGAATCTTTACGATTACTGTCAAAAGATTGACAAAGAACGCATCAATTACGCCAATCGTCATACCCTGGCAAACACGCGTGAAGGACGTTTGCATGCCCAGGAATTGCGCCAAAAACAAATGATGGATGCGGAAGAGCTGCTCTACGGTCCAGGGATTGCCGAGTAACAAAATAAACCACGTAAGACCTTTTAAACTACCTTTTTCAATTCGATTTGACCCTTTCAAAACTTTAAACGCGATTATCTCAAAACCATGTTTTTTGACCTGGTTGACAGCATAACTGAAAAAATTCTTATCCGATCGACCTgatccaaatggcattctaTTCGGGAAAAGTGTCGTTTCAGTTGGACGTAGCCGTTTTTTGAtatatgtaaattttttttttttataaacaattaaGTGCAAAATTTTAcgcgaaaaaaaaattttttttttcaaacagccgccattttttttctaatcaatatttttaaaatcccaTATGTCGAACGATAGCCAGTAATGTATATTTCAAGAATCTGTTTGGTTTTTTGATCTAGGTGGCGCCGTTTTGCTGATTTGCTGTCAACCAGGCAAGGGAAGTTTCAAAAAGACGCCATTTTGGATCAGCTACAGAAGAAAAACATGGccgccaaaaaaaaataaaaaaatttttttccgataatTCAAACATTGATTAACATATTTGTAAAGTTTAAAGTTAATCGGAACGTCCGTTTTTctgtaataaataaaataaaaaccatgTCAAAAATCGCAGTTTACAGTGTTGGGGCCCCTTCAGGCTTCCCAGTAGAGAGACGGATCCTTTGCTAATCTTTTCATTAGCCCAAGATAGTGTAGCCGCCGACACCTCTTCTATCCGGCGC contains:
- the LOC119551863 gene encoding dynactin subunit 2, with the protein product MADPKFQNLPGIAYDQPDVFETPDDPEVDTSDYYEEEPENEAIERLHISPSIAHKRFSGATLEGSVDFTDRIGRRVCRGYDARGSGDYELVGQGEKETPVQKCQRLQIEMNELLNEVAALQVDRKVADEEKQSYDAVATVISTARKVLESLKLEQVLGKEQAPGSKQVKALISQVEEFKQSGVLTAIPTPGTDLAATARVASLEQRLSQLEKVVGAQPDKLSRLTAATNTTNVLEAVRHLSTKAALLQPDKLDTIEQRLTSLAGKMDAIAEKSSGSAQDAKRDQKITELYDIAKRTEPVVEILPHVIERMQALEALHKYANNFAKIIAEIEQKQGTITTSLVNNKELLHSVQETFAQNLETINTKVAKVEQRVAAISSAK